The nucleotide window CGGCCAGTTCACCTGGGGCGCCGTGCAGCCCGTGTTCGGCGCCATCGCCGACAAGCGCGGCTCGACCGGCGTGCTGGTGCTCGGCGCGCTGCTGCTGGCGTTGGGGCTTGCGCTCACGCCGCACCTGACCTCGCCCTGGGGGCTGATGTTCACGCTCGGCGTGCTGACGGCCGCGGGCGCGGGTGCCGGCAGCTTCTCCATCCTGATCGGCGCCACCGCCCAGCAGCTGGCGCCGGAAAAACGCTCGTTCGCCGCCGGCTTCATCAATGCGGGCGGCTCGCTGGGGCAGTTCGTATTCGCGCCGCTGGTGCAGGCCGTCATCGCGTTCGCGGGCTGGGCCAGCGCGATGTACGCGCTGGCGGTCGCCTCGCTGCTGGCGATCCCGCTGGCGCTTCCGCTGCGGAGGAAGGCCACGCCCGTGGCCGCCCCCCACACCGCGACCGCCATCGGCGACATCACGCTGAAGCGACAGCTCGCGGTGGCCCTGCGCGACCGCAGCTACTGGATGCTGCACCTGGGCTTCTTCACCTGCGGTGTGCACATCGCGTTCCTGGTGACCCACCTGCCCGGCGAAATCGCCCTGTGCGGCCTGTCGCCCAGCGTATCGGCCGTATCGATCGCGCTGATCGGCCTGTTCAACGTGGCCGGCAGCCTGGTCGCGGGCGCGCTGGGCCAGCGGATGCGCATGAAATGGATACTCGCGGCGATGTACGCCAGCCGCGCGGTGATGATCGCGCTCTACCTGATGGCACCGCCGACACCGCTGACGTTCTACGTCTTTGCGGCCGCGCTGGGTTTCACCTGGCTGGCGACGGTGCCGCCGACGGCGGGCCTGGTCGGCAAGCTGTTCGGTCCGCGCTACCTGGGTACGCTGTTCGGACTGACCTTGCTGTCGCACCAGATCGGCGGCTTCTTCGGTGCATGGTTGGGCGGCCTGGCGCTGGAACGCTTCGGCGACTACACGTGGATGTGGTACGTCGACATGGCGTTGGCCTTGGTCGCAGCGGCGGCGAACCTGCCGATCCGGGAGCGCTCACCGAGGGCGGTAGCGGCAGCGGCCTGAGAAGCATGTCGATGCGACTGCAGGAGCGACGCAAGTCGCGACCACAAGGCGTCCGTCGCTAGATATCCAAACCGGCTTCGCACACCGTCGGGCGATGGCGCCATCCCCCGCGCGCGACAAGGATTCAATGCGCTGCAGGTCTGCGGTCGCGACTCACGTCGCTCCTACAACAGCTCAACCCTCACGCCGCCGCGCAGCGCGCGCACAACCCATGCACTTCCAGCGTCTGCGCCTGCGGCTGGAAACCCAGCGCCTTGGCGCGCGCATCCAGGGCGGCCACCACGTCGCGGTCTTCCAGCTCCACCGCACTGTGGCAACGGTCGCAGATGAGGAACGGCACCGAGTGTTGCGCGCTGTTGGGGTGATGGCAGGCGACGAAGGCGTTCACCGATTCCAGCTTGTGCACGAAACCGTTGGCCATCAGGAAGTCCAGCGCGCGATACACCGTCGGCGGTGCGTCGGCGCCGACGCCCTTGGTGGCACGCACCCACTCCAGCAGTTCGTACGCCTTCACCGGCTTGCCGGCTTCGGCGATCAGCTGCAGCACGCGCGCGCGGATCGGCGTCAGCCGCAGGCCACGCTCCTGGCACGCATGCTCCACCGCCGCCACGAACGCCTGGGCGTCGTGGACGTGGTGGTGCGGGTCGGTGCAGGCGTGGGCGTTGCTCATAAGCGATCCGGATTCAGGCGGACGTACCGCATTTGATGAGTGCGGCGTCGATGCGTTTCAAGGCTTCCTCACGACCGGCCAGATAGACGGTATGCGAAATGTCGGGGCTGACCTGGGTGCCGGTGATGGCCACGCGCAGCGGCTGCGCCACCTTGCCCATGCCCAGTTCCAGCGCCGTCGCGGCCTGGTGCAGCGCCGCCGACACGCTTTCGGCCGTCCAGTCCGCCAGCGCGGCCAGCTGCTCGCGGGCCTGGGCCAACGGCGCATGGGCGGCGGCCCCCAGATGCTTGGCCACCGCGGCATCGTCGTACACGGCCAGCGGCCGGTACCAGACCAACGCCTTTTCCGCCATTTCCTTCAGCGTCTGCACGCGGTCGCGCAGGGCGACCACCACGTCGGCCGGTGCCGGGCCGGTGGACAGGTCCACGCCCAGCTTCTGCAGCTGGTAGACCAGGTGCGGCGCGACGTCCGCGGGCGCGTCCGTCTTCAGGTAGTGCTGGTTCACCCAGCCGAGCTTGGCCATGTCCAGGCGCGCGGCCTTGGAGTTCACGTCCTTCACCTCGAACAGGTCGATCAGTTCCTGCCGCGTGAACAGTTCCTGGTCGCCGTACGACCAGCCCAGCCGCGCCAGGTAGTTGATCAGCGCGTGCGGCAGGTAGCCCGCGTCCTTGTACTGCATCACGTCGGCCGCACCGGTGCGCTTGGACAGCTTGGCGCCCTGCTCGTCCAGGATCATCGGCATGTGCGCGAACTTGGGCACCGGCGCGCCCAGCGCTTCGTAGATGTTGATCTGGCGCGGGGTGTTGTTGATGTGGTCGTCGCCGCGGATCACCTCGGTGATGCCCATGTCCCAGTCGTCCACCACCACGGCGAAGTTGTACGTGGGGTAGCCGTCCGGACGGAAGATCACCATGTCGTCCAGCTCGCTGTTGGCGATCTCGATGCGGCCCTTGATCAGATCGTCGAAGGCAACCACGCCGTCCAGCGGATTCTTGAAACGGATGACGCGGTTGGGGTCGTCGCGGTACGGCAGGCCCTGCTCGCGTGCGGCGCCGTTGTAGCGCGGCTTCTCCTGCTTGGCCATCGCCGCCTCGCGCATGGCGTCCAGTTCCTCGCGCGTCTCGTAGGCGTAGTAGGCCTTGCCGTCGGCGACCAGCTGTTCGGCCACCTCGCGGTAGCGCTCGACGCGATGGGTCTGGTAGACCGGGCCTTCGTCATAGCCCAGGCCCAGCCAGTCCATCGCCTCCAGGATCGCGTCGATGGCGGCCTGGGTGCTGCGCTCGCGGTCGGTGTCCTCGATGCGCAGGATGAACTCGCCGCCGCGATGGCGCGCTTCCAGCCAGCAGTACAGCGCCGTGCGGGCGCCGCCGATGTGCAGGTAACCGGTGGGACTGGGAGCGAAACGGGTACGGCAGGCCATGGGGAAGCTCATGTGCGGAATCCCGCAATTTTACCGCGCCGCGACGGTTCTGCCGCGCTCCCCGGCCCGAACGCCCCACGCTGCGCCCGCCCGGCGAGTCGCCAGGACGGTCTGTCGATGGAGGAAGCCCGGTGGAGAGGGCTTAGAATCAGTGCATGACCACGCTTTTCATCTCCGACCTGCATCTGGACGCCGAGCGGCCGGCCGTGACCGAACTGTTCGGTGCGTTCATGCAGCGCCAGGCCATGGCAGCCGACGCGCTGTACATCCTCGGCGACCTGTTCGAGGCCTGGGTGGGCGATGACGACCCCTCCGAGACCGGTGCCTATGTCGCGGCCCGCATCCGCGAGGTGGCCGATGCCGGCGTACCGGTGTTCTTCATCCGCGGCAACCGCGATTTCCTGCTGGGCGAAACCTTCGCCCGGCGCGCCGGCATGCGCATCCTGCCGGACCCCGCGGTGGTCATGCTGTACGGCAGGCCGGCGATCCTGATGCACGGCGATCTGCTGTGCACCAGCGACACGGCCTACCAGGCTTTCCGCGCGCAGACACGCCAACCGGCCTGGCAGGCACAGTTCCTGGCGCAGCCGCTGGCCGCACGGCTGGCCTTCGCGGCCCAGGCACGCGCCGCCAGCGCCGCGCACCAGGGCGGCCTGAAGCGGGACGACAAGGCGCAGTTCGAAACCTTGACCGACGTTGCGCCGGAGACCGTGGACGCCACGCTGGCCCGGTTCGGCATCGACACGCTGATCCACGGCCATACCCACCGCCCTGCGATCCACGATCTCTCTGTCGGTGGTCGCGCCTGCCGCCGCATCGTGCTGGGCGACTGGTACGAACAGGGCTCGGTGTTGCGCGTGGAGCCCGATGGGATGGCGCTGGAACAGCTCCGCTAGGAGCGCCCATGGGCGCGATGCTTTGCGCGCGGGTGAGCAAGAGCATCGCGGGCATGGCCCGCTCCTACAACGCTGGTGGCGAGGGGGCGGCCCGTGGGCTCTTCGTGCCGGAAAAGCTCTGGAAGCGCTGTAGGAGCGCCCCATGGGCGCGATGCTTTGCGCACGGGTGGGCAAAGAGCATCGCGGGCATGGGGCGCTCCTACAACGTCGGCGGCGGGGGGGCGGCCCGTGGGCTCTTCGTGCAGGAAAAGCTCTGGAAGCGCTGTAGGAGCGCCCCATGGGCGCGATGCTTTGCGCGCGGGTGGGCGAGAGCATCGCGGGCATGGCCCGCTCCTACAGCGCCGGTGGCGAGGGGCGGCCCGTGGGCTCTTCATGCTGGAAAAGCTCTGGAAACGCTGTAGGAGCGTCCCATGGGCGCGATGCTTTGCGCGCGGGTGGGCAAGAGCATCGCGGGCATGGCCCGCTCCTACAACGCTGGTGGCGAGGGTGCAGCCCGTGGGCTCTTCATGCTGGAAAAGCTCTGGAAGCGCTGTAGGAGCGCCCCATGGGCGCGATGCTTTTGCGCGCGGGTGGGCGAGAGCATCGCGGGCATGGCCCGCTCCTACGGCGCTGGCGGCAAGGGGGCGGGCTGGGGGGCTTCCAGGGCGGCCAGCTCGTCCTCGTCGAAGCCGGCCAACAGCCGCGCCTGGATGTTGAACGGGCCGTGCAGGTAGCCGCCGGCATATTGCTTCAGCAACTCGCGGAAACGCGCGCGCGGCTCGACGCCGCGCCGCTCGCAGTACCACCGGTACCAGCGCGAACCCGCCGCCACGTGCGCGACTTCCTCGCGGAGGATGAGGTCCAGGATCGCGACGGTGGCCTCGTCGCCCAGCTCGCGCAGCTTCACGATCATGCCGGGCGTCACGTCCAGCCCACGCGCTTCCAGCACGCGCGGCACCAGCGCCATCCGCGCCAGGCCATCGTGCGCGGTCTTCTCGGTCATTTCCCACAGGCCGTTGTGCGCGTCGAAGTCGCCGTAGTCGTGGCCGAGTTCGCGCAGGCGGTCGCGCAGCAGCACGAAATGGCGCGATTCGTCGTGCGCCACCTGCACCCAGTCGGCGTAGAACGCCGTCGGCAGCCCGCGGAAGCGGTACACCGCATCCCACGCCAGATCGATGGCGTTGAGCTCGATGTGCGCGATGGCGTGGATGAAGGCGGCGCGGCCCTGCACGCTGCCCAGTCCGCGGCGGGGCAGGTCGCGCGGGTGCACCAGCGCCGGCTTCGCCGGGCGACCGGGCATGCGGATCGGATCCGGTGCCGGCGCATCGTCGGGAGCCTGCAGTTCGCCGCGCCGGAACGCGTCCGCATAGCGCCGGGTCAGTCCGACCTTCTCATCCACATCGGCCGCCGCCAGGCAGGCGCGCGCGGCCTCGAACAGCGTGGCCATGCGGTGCCTGCCGGATCAGCCGACGCGGCGCTTGCGCTTGGCCTCGTCCGAGCGCATCTGCTCGATGCGCTCGAAATAACCGGGCTCGATGCCGGTGACGTACTGGCCGTCGAAGCAGGACGAATCGAAGCGCGGCAGGTTCGGGTTGCCCTCGCGCACGGCGGCCTCCAGGTCTTCCAGGTCCTGGTAGATCAGCCAGTCGCAGCCGAGCAGTTTCTCGATCTCTTCCACGCTGCGACCGTGCGCCACCAGTTCGTCGGCCGCCGGCATGTCGATGCCGTAGATGTTGGGGTGGCGCACCGGCGGCGCGGCGCTGGCCAGGTAGACCTTGCGCGCACCGGCATCGCGCGCCATCTGCACGATCTGCTTGGAGGTGGTGCCGCGCACGATGGAGTCGTCCACCAGCAGCACCACGCGGTTGCGGAATTCCAGGTTGATCGGGTTCAGCTTGCGGCGCACCGACTTCACCCGCTCGCCCTGCCCCGGCATGATGAACGTGCGGCCCACGTAGCGGTTCTTGATGAAGCCTTCCCGGTACTTCACGCCCAGCACGTTGGAGATTTCCAGGGCCGCGTCGCGCGAGGTGTCCGGGATGGGGATGATGGTGTCGATGTCGTGGTCCGGACGCAGGCGCAGGATCTTCTCGCCCAGCTTCACGCCCATGCGCATGCGCGCCTTGTGCACCGAGACGTTGTCGATCATCGAGTCCGGACGCGCGAAGTACACGTACTCGAAGATGCAGGGCGCATGCTCCTGCGGCTCGGCGACGGTCTCGCTGAACAGTTCGCCCCGCGCGGTGATGACGATGGCCTCGCCCGGCTGCACGTCGCGCATGCGGGTGAAGCCCAGGATGTCCAGCGCTGCGGATTCGGAGGCGACGATGTACTCGGTGCCTTCGCTGTGTTCGCGCTTGCCCAGCACCAGCGGACGGATGCCGTGCGGATCGCGGAACGCCACCAGGCCCAGGCCCAGCACCACGCTGACGACGGCATAGCCACCCTTCACGCGCCGATGCACGCCGGCCACGGCGCGGATGGCGGTCTCGGGACTGAGCGTGCGCTGCAGGTCCAGTTCGTGGGCGAACACGTTCAGCAGCACTTCGCTGTCCGAGTCGGTGTTGATGTTGCGGCGGTCCTGCGCGAACACGTCCTGGCGCAGCGCATCGGTGTTGATCAGGTTGCCGTTGTGCGCCAGCGCGATGCCGTACGGCGAGTTCACGTAGAACGGCTGCGCTTCGTCCATGCCTTCGGAACCGGCGGTGGGATAGCGGCAGTGGGCGATGCCCACGCGCCCTTCCAGCACGCTCATGGCCTTGGCGTTGAACACGTCCCGCACCAGCCCGTTGTCCTTGTGCACGCGCAGGCGCGTGCCGTCGGCGGTGGCGATGCCGGCGGCGTCCTGGCCGCGGTGCTGGAGGACGGTCAGCCCGTCATAAAGCTGGCCGGCAACGTTCTGGTTGCCGACGATTCCGACGATGCCGCACATGGTGACCTACTCCGGTTTCGACTCGGGCGAAGCTGCAGGGGGGACGCGCTCCTGCGGGGCGCCGGATTCGTCCAGCGGCAGGGGCAAGGGGTGCAGGCGCGCATTATCGCCCGCCGGAACGCCGTTGCCAAAGTCCAGTTCCTGCACGGTCCATTCCGGCAACCCGCGTGAAAGCCACTGCGCGCCCGGCAGCAGCACCGGCACGACGGAGGAACGTTTCCATTCAGGTTCACGCGGCAGATCGGTGAAGGCCGCCAGCAACAGTACGACGCAGGCGATGAGCGCACCACGCGCCAGTCCGAGCACCAGGCCCAGCATCCGGTCCACGCCCGACAGCCCGACCGAGGTGACCATCTTGCGCACCAGCCAGCCCGTCACGCCCACCACCACCATGACCACGACGAAGCTGAGCGCGTAGCCGCCCAGCAGGTCGGCCGATCCCGGCGGACCGTCATCGGAAAGCCAGGCGGCGACTTCGCCGCCGTAGTGGAACGCCACCCACCCGGCCAGCAACCAGGCCAGGACCGAAGCGAGCGCCCCGATGAAGCCGCGCATCAGCCCGAACAGCGTCGAGACGCCGATGATGGCGAGCAGGGTCAGATCGAGCGCACTCACGCGGCACGCCCTCCGGCCACGGCGACGGGGGCCGGCATCAAGGGTGCGGACGCACCATGCCGTCGATGCCGACCTTCGCGGCCACCTGGGTCTTCAGGCGATCGGCCTCGGCACGGTCGGCCACCGGTCCCACGCGCACGCGGCTGAGCGTGCCCTTGTCGGTGCGCACCTGCTCGACGAAGGCGCTGAAGCCGGCGGCGCGCACCCGGTCGCGCAGGGCATTCGCATCACCCGCATTGGAGAACGCACCCAGTTGCACGGCATAGCCCACGCCGGAGGCGGCGGGCGTGGACGGCGCTGCCGGTTTGGGGGCGGGCGCGGCAGGCCGGGTGACCGGGGTGGCCGGCTTCGTCTCGGCGGCGACCGGCTTGGTTTCGGTGGGCGCGGGCCTGGTCACCGGCTTGGCCGGCTCGGGCGGGAGCGCCTGGGTGGTCACGGCCGGCGTGGACGGCGTGGCGGTCGCGATGGAGGGCGCCGGTGCCGGCACGGGCGTGCCAGCGGGTGCCGCCGCGTCCAGCGTGACCACCTGCGCGTTGACGTCGCCGCGCACCTTGATCGCATCCAGCCGCGCCGCCTCGGCCTGCGCACGATCCGCGTACGGTCCGACCCGCACGCGGAATGCCGGCTTGCCGTTGATGGTGGCGGGTTCGACGAAGCCGGGCAGCCTGGCCTGCTTCACGCGGGCCAATACGGCGTCCGCATCGGCCTGGGTGGCATAGGCGCCGAAGCTGACGGCGAAATCGCCGCCTGCTGTCGCCGGCGGCTGCAGCGCGCCTTCGGCGGGCGCCGGTTCGGCAGCAGGCGCAGCCCCCTGACCGTCCAGTCCGACCGCGCCCTTGGCCGGCGCACTGCCGGGCGTGACCAGGGGCAACTCGCGCGTTTCGTATTCGCCACCGGGCGCAGCGGGCACCTCGAGCGGCACGTCGGACACGCCACTGTCGGGTGCCGGTCCCTTGACCAGCATGGGAAGGAAGATGACGGCCAGCGCGACCAGCACGACGGCGCCGATCAGGCGCTGTTTCAGGGCGGTATCCATCCAGGTCCAGGGCAGAGGCGGCGGGAATGCCGCGGCGATTATACGGCGCGGCTCCCGCCGCTCCCCGTCATCGACCTGAATGCAGCGCCTGCAGCGCGGCGGCCACGGCAAGGAACGAACCGAACACCAGCACGCGGTCGCCGTCACGCGCAGCGGCCAATGCGGCCGCCAAGGCGTCTTCCACGCGCCGATGGCGGGCCGCCCGCGCGGCGACGGTTCCCTCGAGCCGGGCGGCGAGCTGATCGGCGGACTGCGCCCGCGGCCCCGCATCCAGCCCCGCCAGATGCCATTGCAATGGCATGCCCGCGAACGCGTCCACGACGGACCTCACGTCCTTGTCGGCCAGCGCCGCGAACACGACATGCGTCTGGCCCGCGGCAGGATGCGCCTGCAGCCACGCGGCCAACTCGCGTGCCGCCTGCGGGTTGTGGCCGACGTCGAGCACCACGTCCACCTGGCCCTGCGACACGCGTTGCAAGCGCCCCGGGAGCGTGGCACGGGCCACGCCCTGCGCGAAGGCCTCGTCGGGAATCGCCTCGCCCGGCAGCGCGCGCAATGCGGCG belongs to Pseudoxanthomonas sp. F37 and includes:
- a CDS encoding MFS transporter, with amino-acid sequence MNAASTTPPRMHWGLLLTAAATLMITMGARQTTGLFVAPIHRDTGIGIAAISFALAIGQFTWGAVQPVFGAIADKRGSTGVLVLGALLLALGLALTPHLTSPWGLMFTLGVLTAAGAGAGSFSILIGATAQQLAPEKRSFAAGFINAGGSLGQFVFAPLVQAVIAFAGWASAMYALAVASLLAIPLALPLRRKATPVAAPHTATAIGDITLKRQLAVALRDRSYWMLHLGFFTCGVHIAFLVTHLPGEIALCGLSPSVSAVSIALIGLFNVAGSLVAGALGQRMRMKWILAAMYASRAVMIALYLMAPPTPLTFYVFAAALGFTWLATVPPTAGLVGKLFGPRYLGTLFGLTLLSHQIGGFFGAWLGGLALERFGDYTWMWYVDMALALVAAAANLPIRERSPRAVAAAA
- a CDS encoding Fur family transcriptional regulator; amino-acid sequence: MSNAHACTDPHHHVHDAQAFVAAVEHACQERGLRLTPIRARVLQLIAEAGKPVKAYELLEWVRATKGVGADAPPTVYRALDFLMANGFVHKLESVNAFVACHHPNSAQHSVPFLICDRCHSAVELEDRDVVAALDARAKALGFQPQAQTLEVHGLCARCAAA
- the gltX gene encoding glutamate--tRNA ligase, translating into MACRTRFAPSPTGYLHIGGARTALYCWLEARHRGGEFILRIEDTDRERSTQAAIDAILEAMDWLGLGYDEGPVYQTHRVERYREVAEQLVADGKAYYAYETREELDAMREAAMAKQEKPRYNGAAREQGLPYRDDPNRVIRFKNPLDGVVAFDDLIKGRIEIANSELDDMVIFRPDGYPTYNFAVVVDDWDMGITEVIRGDDHINNTPRQINIYEALGAPVPKFAHMPMILDEQGAKLSKRTGAADVMQYKDAGYLPHALINYLARLGWSYGDQELFTRQELIDLFEVKDVNSKAARLDMAKLGWVNQHYLKTDAPADVAPHLVYQLQKLGVDLSTGPAPADVVVALRDRVQTLKEMAEKALVWYRPLAVYDDAAVAKHLGAAAHAPLAQAREQLAALADWTAESVSAALHQAATALELGMGKVAQPLRVAITGTQVSPDISHTVYLAGREEALKRIDAALIKCGTSA
- the lpxH gene encoding UDP-2,3-diacylglucosamine diphosphatase translates to MTTLFISDLHLDAERPAVTELFGAFMQRQAMAADALYILGDLFEAWVGDDDPSETGAYVAARIREVADAGVPVFFIRGNRDFLLGETFARRAGMRILPDPAVVMLYGRPAILMHGDLLCTSDTAYQAFRAQTRQPAWQAQFLAQPLAARLAFAAQARAASAAHQGGLKRDDKAQFETLTDVAPETVDATLARFGIDTLIHGHTHRPAIHDLSVGGRACRRIVLGDWYEQGSVLRVEPDGMALEQLR
- a CDS encoding ferritin-like domain-containing protein, which gives rise to MATLFEAARACLAAADVDEKVGLTRRYADAFRRGELQAPDDAPAPDPIRMPGRPAKPALVHPRDLPRRGLGSVQGRAAFIHAIAHIELNAIDLAWDAVYRFRGLPTAFYADWVQVAHDESRHFVLLRDRLRELGHDYGDFDAHNGLWEMTEKTAHDGLARMALVPRVLEARGLDVTPGMIVKLRELGDEATVAILDLILREEVAHVAAGSRWYRWYCERRGVEPRARFRELLKQYAGGYLHGPFNIQARLLAGFDEDELAALEAPQPAPLPPAP
- the purF gene encoding amidophosphoribosyltransferase; protein product: MCGIVGIVGNQNVAGQLYDGLTVLQHRGQDAAGIATADGTRLRVHKDNGLVRDVFNAKAMSVLEGRVGIAHCRYPTAGSEGMDEAQPFYVNSPYGIALAHNGNLINTDALRQDVFAQDRRNINTDSDSEVLLNVFAHELDLQRTLSPETAIRAVAGVHRRVKGGYAVVSVVLGLGLVAFRDPHGIRPLVLGKREHSEGTEYIVASESAALDILGFTRMRDVQPGEAIVITARGELFSETVAEPQEHAPCIFEYVYFARPDSMIDNVSVHKARMRMGVKLGEKILRLRPDHDIDTIIPIPDTSRDAALEISNVLGVKYREGFIKNRYVGRTFIMPGQGERVKSVRRKLNPINLEFRNRVVLLVDDSIVRGTTSKQIVQMARDAGARKVYLASAAPPVRHPNIYGIDMPAADELVAHGRSVEEIEKLLGCDWLIYQDLEDLEAAVREGNPNLPRFDSSCFDGQYVTGIEPGYFERIEQMRSDEAKRKRRVG
- a CDS encoding CvpA family protein — its product is MSALDLTLLAIIGVSTLFGLMRGFIGALASVLAWLLAGWVAFHYGGEVAAWLSDDGPPGSADLLGGYALSFVVVMVVVGVTGWLVRKMVTSVGLSGVDRMLGLVLGLARGALIACVVLLLAAFTDLPREPEWKRSSVVPVLLPGAQWLSRGLPEWTVQELDFGNGVPAGDNARLHPLPLPLDESGAPQERVPPAASPESKPE
- a CDS encoding SPOR domain-containing protein produces the protein MDTALKQRLIGAVVLVALAVIFLPMLVKGPAPDSGVSDVPLEVPAAPGGEYETRELPLVTPGSAPAKGAVGLDGQGAAPAAEPAPAEGALQPPATAGGDFAVSFGAYATQADADAVLARVKQARLPGFVEPATINGKPAFRVRVGPYADRAQAEAARLDAIKVRGDVNAQVVTLDAAAPAGTPVPAPAPSIATATPSTPAVTTQALPPEPAKPVTRPAPTETKPVAAETKPATPVTRPAAPAPKPAAPSTPAASGVGYAVQLGAFSNAGDANALRDRVRAAGFSAFVEQVRTDKGTLSRVRVGPVADRAEADRLKTQVAAKVGIDGMVRPHP